The Acanthopagrus latus isolate v.2019 chromosome 6, fAcaLat1.1, whole genome shotgun sequence genome includes a region encoding these proteins:
- the LOC119021944 gene encoding interleukin-10-like, whose translation MTPRSLLLCVLVLLSLFSNSSAPTLRENFSHIRDFYEANDDVDTALLDQSVEESFKTANGILGFDLGTETEDTRSLKPHMQSIQQIFDQLKSDVHTCRHYFSCKEPFDITSLNSTYTQMESKGLYKAMGELDLLFNYIETYLASST comes from the exons ATGACTCCTcggtctctcctcctctgcgtCCTGGTCCTGTTGTCGCTTTTCAGCAACTCTTCTGCTCCGACGTTGAGAGAAAACTTCTCACACATCCGAGACTTCTAC GAAGCAAACGATGATGTGGACACAGCGCTGCTCGACCAGAGCGTGGAGGAATCTTTCAAA acAGCGAACGGCATCCTGGGCTTCGATCTGGGCACGGAGACGGAGGACACCAGGAGCTTAAAGCCTCACATGCAGTCCATCCAGCAGATCTTCGACCAGCTCAAATCTGACGTGCACACATGT AGACATTACTTCTCCTGCAAGGAACCGTTTGACATCACAAGCCTAAACTCTACGTACACTCAG ATGGAGAGTAAAGGTCTTTACAAGGCCATGGGAGAGCTGGATCTGCTGTTCAACTACATTGAGACATATCTGGCTTCCTCCACTTGA